A window from Lachnoanaerobaculum umeaense encodes these proteins:
- a CDS encoding energy-coupling factor transporter transmembrane component T produces the protein MSDRKTIDPRIKLTLLPIASFTSFFISDTILLFGLIAFAFSLYVYSSMWKIALRFILFFVLLYCIELGLGKFPEASIVFAIYMFIYFASRMTLIAMFGGYITKTTSVSEMLEVLNRMKVPRSIGIPFSVLLRFVPTIKIELKALKENMKIRGIVTSRFFPLLHPIKYIEYTLVPLLMRMIKISDELSASALIRGLDSDEKRVTLTELRFRKTDLMIGLLGALMIALVIVIQKIY, from the coding sequence TTGTCAGATAGAAAAACTATAGATCCGAGAATAAAACTTACTCTACTTCCAATTGCCTCCTTTACGAGCTTTTTTATAAGCGATACAATTCTACTTTTCGGACTGATTGCTTTTGCCTTTTCTCTGTATGTATACAGCAGCATGTGGAAAATAGCCTTACGCTTTATTTTGTTTTTTGTGCTTTTATACTGCATAGAGTTAGGGCTTGGAAAATTCCCGGAAGCAAGTATTGTATTTGCAATATATATGTTTATTTACTTTGCATCAAGAATGACCTTAATCGCTATGTTTGGTGGATATATAACAAAGACTACAAGTGTAAGTGAAATGCTGGAAGTGTTAAATAGAATGAAAGTACCAAGAAGCATTGGTATACCTTTTAGTGTTTTGCTTAGGTTTGTACCAACTATAAAAATAGAACTCAAGGCATTAAAAGAGAATATGAAGATTCGAGGAATTGTAACAAGCAGATTTTTCCCGTTGCTACATCCAATTAAATACATTGAATATACGCTTGTTCCGCTTTTAATGAGAATGATTAAAATTTCAGACGAATTGTCAGCTTCGGCACTTATTAGAGGACTTGATAGTGATGAGAAGAGGGTAACATTAACAGAATTGCGGTTTAGAAAAACAGACTTAATGATTGGATTATTAGGAGCTTTGATGATTGCTCTTGTGATAGTAATACAGAAAATTTATTAG
- a CDS encoding MptD family putative ECF transporter S component → MKNKLNGRDFITIGIFNAIGIVIYMAASFAMATTIIGGFIASGVSFMIAANIYILMAVKVKKKGVFTISGTLLGLIALSGGHLPHAVFAVIGGIICDLIIGNYESKGRMIIGYGTFALADFLGTVIPVILFGTASFVERASKWKMSEAGINEALSYFKVSWAVGFGFITFILACIGAFVATRILKKHFEKAGVI, encoded by the coding sequence ATGAAAAACAAATTAAATGGTCGTGATTTTATTACAATCGGAATCTTTAATGCAATTGGAATTGTCATATACATGGCAGCCAGCTTTGCTATGGCAACAACAATTATTGGAGGATTTATTGCTTCAGGAGTTAGCTTTATGATAGCTGCTAACATTTATATTCTTATGGCTGTAAAAGTTAAAAAGAAGGGTGTATTTACGATATCAGGAACGCTTCTTGGTTTAATTGCGTTGTCAGGAGGACATTTACCTCATGCAGTCTTTGCTGTAATCGGTGGAATTATATGTGATTTGATTATAGGAAATTATGAGAGCAAGGGACGAATGATTATTGGATATGGGACATTTGCATTAGCAGATTTTTTAGGAACAGTAATTCCTGTAATTTTATTCGGAACAGCTTCTTTTGTGGAAAGAGCATCAAAATGGAAAATGAGCGAAGCGGGGATAAATGAAGCATTATCTTATTTCAAAGTTTCGTGGGCAGTAGGATTTGGTTTTATAACTTTTATTCTTGCTTGCATAGGAGCATTTGTTGCAACAAGGATACTTAAAAAGCATTTTGAAAAAGCAGGAGTGATTTAA
- a CDS encoding site-specific integrase produces the protein MPVYKDNNKKGSWFVSCYYKDYLGHKKQKVKRGFTTKKEAQSWERDFLEHYSNQPTILFKTLLDVYLEDYKAKYKLSSYYIKEKNIHSHILPYFGETQINDITPNMIREWLNNLQPKQGDTLSTETKNGILRNLSAILSYACKYYGLGSNPCKLVDALKDNTKKEKIFLTLEQYKAFKSNITDIRDKVIFDLLFFAGLRRGELMALTFGDVDIDNKLLHISKTKGYAAGSYVTTTPKTKSSNRVVTLPSFLIDEIKEYKEHCLDTDATASLLNIRKESIEYKKDKYLKLAGLPHMRIHDFRHSHVALLVEIGENPLLIANRLGHSDIKMTLNTYAHLYPNKQKELAQKLENL, from the coding sequence ATGCCTGTTTATAAAGATAATAACAAAAAGGGATCTTGGTTTGTGTCCTGCTACTATAAAGATTACTTAGGTCATAAGAAACAAAAGGTTAAAAGAGGCTTTACAACAAAAAAAGAAGCCCAAAGCTGGGAGCGTGATTTCTTGGAGCATTACAGTAACCAGCCAACAATATTGTTTAAGACTCTATTAGATGTATATCTAGAGGATTACAAGGCTAAATACAAGCTATCAAGCTATTATATAAAAGAAAAGAATATACATTCCCATATACTGCCATATTTTGGGGAAACTCAAATAAATGATATTACCCCCAATATGATAAGAGAATGGCTCAATAATTTACAACCGAAACAAGGGGACACATTAAGCACCGAAACAAAAAACGGTATACTGCGTAATTTATCGGCTATACTTTCTTACGCTTGCAAATACTACGGCTTAGGTTCAAACCCTTGTAAATTGGTTGACGCTCTAAAAGATAATACAAAAAAAGAAAAGATATTTTTAACACTGGAGCAGTACAAAGCCTTTAAATCTAACATTACAGACATAAGGGATAAGGTTATATTTGATTTATTATTCTTTGCCGGTTTGAGGCGTGGCGAACTGATGGCCCTTACATTTGGAGATGTGGACATTGATAATAAACTGCTGCATATTAGTAAAACAAAAGGATATGCAGCAGGTAGCTATGTAACAACAACACCAAAGACAAAATCAAGTAATAGAGTTGTAACGCTTCCCAGCTTCCTAATAGATGAAATAAAAGAGTATAAAGAACATTGCCTTGATACAGATGCCACAGCCTCACTTCTTAACATCAGGAAGGAAAGCATAGAGTATAAAAAAGATAAGTATTTAAAGCTGGCAGGCTTGCCACACATGAGAATACACGACTTTAGGCATTCACATGTTGCTTTATTGGTTGAGATTGGAGAAAACCCGTTACTAATCGCTAACAGGTTAGGCCATTCAGACATTAAAATGACACTGAACACTTATGCACACCTTTACCCAAACAAGCAAAAAGAACTTGCCCAAAAGTTGGAAAATTTATAA
- a CDS encoding helix-turn-helix domain-containing protein, whose protein sequence is MENITFGERLKKIRVDNNVSQNELAKYLEITPSSLSYYENGVRTPPITIINKLVNCFNVSANWLLGIENPENKKIKTYADMLAALVPILELENIWNMSINKATFKEYVDCVNDPEEREMIYTMANSAGTPYNKNDTYSIGVLKTVNSAIIGFFEDFQKVYSLYENGSMPESLYKLWIEDRILKFKDISLPGTDPDEQ, encoded by the coding sequence ATGGAAAACATCACTTTTGGCGAAAGATTAAAAAAAATAAGAGTTGATAATAACGTATCTCAAAACGAATTAGCTAAATACTTAGAGATAACTCCCTCGTCCTTGTCATACTATGAGAACGGAGTAAGAACTCCACCGATTACTATAATAAATAAGCTAGTTAATTGCTTTAATGTATCCGCTAATTGGTTGTTAGGGATTGAAAACCCCGAAAATAAAAAGATAAAAACATATGCTGATATGTTAGCGGCATTAGTGCCAATATTAGAACTTGAAAATATATGGAATATGAGTATTAATAAAGCTACTTTTAAAGAATATGTAGATTGTGTTAATGATCCTGAAGAAAGAGAAATGATATATACAATGGCAAATAGTGCCGGTACTCCATATAATAAAAATGATACATACAGCATAGGAGTTTTAAAAACCGTTAACTCTGCGATAATTGGTTTTTTTGAAGATTTTCAAAAAGTATATTCACTGTATGAAAATGGTTCAATGCCTGAAAGTCTATATAAGTTATGGATAGAGGATAGGATATTAAAATTCAAAGATATATCGTTACCGGGAACAGATCCGGACGAACAATAA
- a CDS encoding helix-turn-helix domain-containing protein: MRIDRIKFAHAMVDKDMSVSVLAELTGLSRGTISGIKCGKSCLYETAEKIAEVLGVEVKDIREK; encoded by the coding sequence ATGAGAATTGACAGGATTAAGTTTGCTCATGCTATGGTTGACAAAGATATGAGTGTATCTGTATTGGCAGAGCTTACAGGCTTATCAAGGGGGACTATAAGCGGCATTAAGTGCGGTAAAAGTTGCCTATATGAGACAGCCGAAAAGATAGCGGAAGTGCTAGGCGTAGAAGTTAAAGACATTAGAGAAAAATAA
- a CDS encoding phage/plasmid primase, P4 family, whose protein sequence is MQLDEFLRRFNGVKRISTGNTYKALCPCHNDRQASLGISAEGDKILINCLAGCHYKDILAEVGLTEADLFNDGKTKQEESWREKIEGCIKMPIEAVYDYKDATGKYLYSKIRFVGKHIKYAVVDRKANSFTMRKPEGIKSTMYNLPAALKAIKKGFPVYITEGEKDVDTLKKIHFTAVTAGGVSDWRSEFAHYFTGARVVILPDNDTPGLDLKDKIIADLKPFAHSIKWVVTSKAEHGDVTDYLTKEGHSKEDLKKLIEEVKPVAAPWIQITERKDGSQKQSVNPGLLKACISEHLSYKTVDGSYYWYENGYYKRTDKNTVKAKISAYIPDGIANDNLLNNVYNLMLADVDHMAREEDFNNEENYINFKNGLYNLTTRKLEPHNEHILYTRQINTDYIEGASMADITSTFTRFIGDLCKGVDGAIDWQKYKALQEIIGLAISNVHGHRTKKAAILYSPIGNTGKSQFLSLISNLVGPEHITTIPLQNMNEDKGRFAFANAGLIRLIMNGDQGKATIKDSSIFKQVTGGDYIKTEGKGKDIKALVFKGFIIIACNDLPYFADDKGDHVYRRMYIVPCTHEVPEKERDASILNKMLEELPAIVNWAIEGLHRLRENNYNFSEVAAGQEVIANYRKNSDTVYSFLMDEGYIITKNPADKVSKKELLTAYNAYCLDNGRQVVGVRQFSERLKKLTGLEITRVRVDKYRDYYAQGIKEENNEFIAATDAENEIFSNG, encoded by the coding sequence TTGCAATTAGACGAATTTTTAAGACGCTTTAACGGTGTAAAACGCATTAGTACCGGGAATACTTATAAAGCCCTATGCCCCTGCCATAACGACAGGCAAGCAAGTTTAGGAATATCAGCCGAAGGCGACAAGATACTAATAAATTGCCTTGCAGGTTGCCATTACAAAGATATATTAGCAGAGGTTGGACTAACTGAAGCAGATCTATTTAATGACGGCAAGACAAAGCAGGAAGAGAGTTGGCGGGAAAAAATAGAGGGTTGTATAAAGATGCCTATAGAAGCTGTATACGACTATAAGGACGCTACAGGCAAATACTTATACAGCAAAATCCGTTTTGTTGGTAAGCATATAAAGTATGCAGTTGTAGACCGTAAGGCCAACAGCTTCACAATGAGGAAACCTGAAGGCATTAAATCAACTATGTATAATTTGCCTGCTGCCTTAAAAGCAATTAAAAAAGGTTTTCCGGTATATATCACAGAGGGAGAAAAAGACGTTGATACACTTAAAAAAATACATTTTACAGCTGTAACGGCTGGCGGTGTAAGTGATTGGCGTTCAGAATTTGCCCACTATTTCACAGGTGCAAGGGTTGTTATATTGCCGGATAATGATACTCCGGGGCTTGACCTTAAGGACAAAATAATAGCAGATCTAAAGCCGTTTGCACACTCTATAAAATGGGTTGTTACATCAAAGGCAGAGCATGGAGATGTAACGGACTATTTAACCAAAGAGGGACACTCTAAAGAGGACTTAAAAAAGCTTATAGAGGAAGTTAAGCCAGTTGCTGCCCCTTGGATTCAGATAACCGAAAGGAAAGACGGAAGCCAAAAACAGAGTGTTAATCCGGGATTATTAAAGGCCTGCATAAGCGAACATTTAAGTTATAAGACGGTGGACGGTAGTTATTACTGGTATGAGAACGGATATTATAAGCGAACGGACAAAAACACCGTTAAGGCTAAAATATCGGCTTATATACCGGATGGAATAGCAAACGATAATCTACTGAACAATGTTTATAATTTAATGCTTGCGGATGTTGACCATATGGCAAGAGAGGAGGACTTTAACAATGAAGAAAACTATATAAACTTTAAGAATGGTTTATATAACCTTACAACAAGGAAGCTAGAGCCACACAATGAGCATATTCTATATACAAGGCAGATAAACACCGACTATATAGAGGGTGCAAGCATGGCAGATATAACAAGCACTTTCACACGGTTTATAGGTGATTTATGTAAGGGCGTAGATGGTGCTATTGATTGGCAGAAGTACAAGGCGTTACAAGAAATAATAGGCCTTGCTATATCTAACGTACACGGCCACAGGACGAAAAAAGCGGCGATTTTATACAGTCCTATAGGTAATACGGGTAAAAGCCAGTTTTTAAGCCTTATTTCTAATTTGGTAGGTCCGGAGCATATAACCACTATACCATTACAAAATATGAATGAGGACAAGGGGCGTTTTGCTTTTGCAAATGCTGGGTTAATCCGTCTTATTATGAACGGAGATCAAGGCAAAGCCACAATAAAAGACAGCTCCATATTTAAGCAAGTAACCGGAGGCGATTATATCAAAACCGAGGGCAAGGGAAAAGATATAAAAGCCCTTGTATTTAAAGGCTTTATAATTATTGCTTGTAACGATTTACCGTATTTTGCAGACGATAAGGGCGACCATGTATATAGGCGTATGTATATAGTGCCTTGTACTCATGAAGTACCAGAAAAGGAGAGGGACGCAAGTATATTAAATAAAATGCTTGAAGAACTCCCGGCAATAGTAAATTGGGCAATCGAGGGACTGCATAGGCTCAGGGAGAATAACTATAATTTTTCCGAAGTTGCAGCAGGCCAAGAAGTAATTGCAAATTACCGTAAGAACAGCGATACCGTTTATAGTTTCCTGATGGATGAGGGCTATATAATTACCAAGAATCCAGCGGATAAGGTGAGCAAAAAAGAATTATTAACTGCATATAATGCCTATTGTCTTGATAATGGACGGCAGGTGGTAGGGGTAAGACAGTTTAGCGAAAGACTTAAAAAGCTCACAGGGTTAGAAATAACGAGGGTTCGAGTAGACAAATACAGAGATTATTATGCTCAAGGAATTAAAGAAGAAAACAATGAATTTATAGCGGCGACAGATGCAGAGAATGAAATATTTAGCAACGGTTAA
- a CDS encoding phage scaffolding protein, with protein MQVKDRLAELGLTQEQLTAVTALFSEFEAEHDKAMDELKLDHAINTELAASKVKNVNIVKKALELENVKLNDAGELEGLSEQLNALKESDPYLFGTDTNKSGVAGYNPGNGGMPTGFPQKDPIWGIGGGERIF; from the coding sequence ATGCAGGTAAAAGATAGACTTGCAGAGTTAGGATTGACACAGGAGCAGTTGACAGCTGTAACGGCTTTATTTTCAGAGTTTGAAGCGGAACATGACAAAGCTATGGACGAATTAAAGCTTGATCACGCTATAAATACAGAGCTTGCAGCGTCTAAAGTTAAGAATGTTAACATTGTAAAAAAAGCGTTGGAGTTGGAGAATGTAAAGCTTAATGATGCGGGAGAGCTTGAGGGATTATCCGAGCAATTGAACGCACTTAAGGAAAGCGATCCATATTTATTTGGTACTGATACTAATAAGTCAGGTGTAGCCGGATATAATCCTGGTAATGGTGGAATGCCTACAGGATTTCCACAAAAAGACCCTATTTGGGGAATTGGTGGCGGAGAAAGAATATTCTAA
- a CDS encoding ATP-binding protein translates to MKEYLLKTGAKKDIREMSKLDMAKSMGLVSESEYGGYRAKNFSVLMFAETPNKFIPNAHVEIIREIDGTDKMESKRFDGPVWIQAKQVSKYFEDNIMASYTIREADKIEHKIIYNYPLTAFEELATNAILHKEYDTPEYVGIYIYKDRISFVNHNRPLPPVTIEALNRDRSFDRRQYLNKELKDMFFSLNLIESYGSGIRRAKDALLENGSPELKFYPDNEEDNYTNAVMGVNEEFLKEFNGSTTKETTKEKNSIQEQIVLLMKDNPSITAEQIANEIKEITADGVRYHIRNLKAHGVIKREGSTKSGKWIVLK, encoded by the coding sequence ATGAAAGAATATCTGCTTAAGACAGGAGCAAAGAAAGATATTAGAGAAATGTCTAAGTTGGATATGGCAAAGAGTATGGGACTTGTCAGTGAAAGTGAGTATGGTGGTTATAGAGCTAAAAATTTTTCTGTGTTGATGTTTGCGGAAACACCAAATAAATTTATTCCAAATGCTCATGTTGAAATCATAAGAGAAATTGATGGAACTGATAAAATGGAATCAAAAAGATTTGATGGGCCGGTTTGGATACAGGCAAAACAAGTCAGCAAGTATTTTGAAGATAATATTATGGCTTCATACACCATAAGGGAAGCTGATAAAATTGAGCATAAGATTATCTATAACTATCCTCTTACGGCATTTGAGGAACTTGCTACTAACGCTATTTTGCATAAAGAATATGATACGCCTGAATATGTAGGAATCTATATTTACAAGGATAGAATTTCTTTTGTAAACCATAACAGACCACTTCCTCCTGTAACTATCGAAGCTCTTAATAGGGATAGAAGTTTTGATAGAAGGCAGTATCTTAATAAAGAACTTAAAGATATGTTCTTTTCCCTTAATCTGATAGAGTCTTACGGATCAGGAATAAGGCGTGCAAAAGATGCACTATTAGAAAATGGTTCTCCTGAGCTTAAGTTTTATCCAGACAATGAAGAAGATAACTATACCAATGCAGTGATGGGAGTGAATGAAGAATTTTTGAAAGAGTTTAATGGTAGTACTACCAAAGAAACTACCAAAGAAAAAAACAGCATCCAAGAACAGATAGTGCTTCTTATGAAAGACAATCCAAGTATTACTGCGGAACAGATAGCAAATGAGATTAAAGAAATAACAGCAGATGGAGTGCGATACCATATAAGAAATCTTAAAGCTCATGGAGTTATTAAAAGAGAAGGATCTACCAAATCAGGTAAATGGATAGTGCTGAAATAG
- a CDS encoding helix-turn-helix transcriptional regulator, with the protein MKDNRLFRILYYILEKGKVTASELADKFEVSVRTIYRDIDSISSAGIPIYALQGKCGGIEIAEDFVLRKSLLSENEKQQIMSALQGLDNTRVQHENELLTKLSALFKMKNTSWIEVDFNNWQNNKLYEQTFNDIKSAILSKNIILFTYFSSNEKETSRRVKPVKLLFKSQDWYLYAFCLLRNDFRYFKLSRIKNLEIHTEKFDDSFEDAILKKEMSHENTVYIKVKFDRKVAFRVYDEINGEITEDDEGNLYTEIEIPNDYNLYNYIFSFGDGAEVLEPKEIRMQIKEMINKVVGKYII; encoded by the coding sequence ATGAAAGATAATAGGTTATTTAGGATACTATATTATATTTTAGAAAAGGGAAAAGTTACAGCAAGCGAACTTGCTGATAAATTTGAGGTATCAGTCAGAACAATTTACAGAGATATTGACTCTATCAGTAGTGCAGGTATTCCCATTTATGCGTTGCAAGGAAAGTGTGGTGGGATAGAAATTGCTGAGGATTTTGTTCTTAGAAAATCACTACTATCTGAAAACGAGAAACAACAAATTATGTCAGCTCTACAAGGATTGGATAATACAAGAGTACAGCATGAGAATGAGCTTCTAACAAAACTTTCCGCACTCTTTAAAATGAAAAATACCAGTTGGATAGAGGTTGATTTTAATAATTGGCAAAACAATAAGCTGTATGAACAAACGTTTAATGATATTAAATCTGCAATTTTAAGTAAAAACATTATTTTATTCACATATTTTAGCAGCAATGAAAAAGAAACAAGTAGAAGAGTTAAACCCGTTAAACTACTTTTCAAGAGTCAGGACTGGTATCTATATGCTTTCTGTTTACTTAGAAATGATTTTAGATATTTCAAATTGTCTAGGATAAAGAATTTAGAAATCCATACTGAAAAGTTTGATGACAGCTTTGAAGATGCAATACTCAAGAAAGAAATGTCACACGAGAACACAGTGTATATAAAAGTTAAGTTTGATCGTAAAGTTGCTTTCAGGGTATATGATGAGATAAACGGAGAAATCACAGAAGATGATGAAGGAAATTTATATACCGAGATAGAAATCCCAAATGATTACAACTTATACAACTATATTTTTTCGTTTGGAGATGGAGCAGAAGTATTAGAGCCAAAGGAGATACGAATGCAGATTAAAGAAATGATAAATAAAGTGGTGGGGAAATATATAATATGA
- a CDS encoding GyrI-like domain-containing protein — protein sequence MKYEWRKQEKNLYGAKQTPAIVEVPKQKFILVKGKGNPNEVDFSDRISALYSLAYAIKMLFKNAMKNKIDNEIADFTVYPLEGFWKKVNGEELDKNKLEYTLMIKQPDFITQEIFTKALENIKKKKPNALYDEMSFREIEEGKSIQILHVGSYDEEPKSFEQMDEFARKLDLTRIGDFHKEIYLSNKNRTSEEKQKTILRYSVK from the coding sequence ATGAAATATGAGTGGAGAAAACAAGAAAAAAATCTTTATGGTGCAAAGCAAACACCTGCCATTGTAGAAGTGCCAAAGCAAAAATTTATTTTGGTAAAAGGTAAAGGAAATCCGAATGAAGTAGATTTTTCAGATAGAATATCTGCTTTATATTCTCTTGCTTATGCCATTAAAATGTTGTTTAAAAATGCAATGAAAAATAAAATTGATAACGAGATTGCAGATTTTACGGTATATCCACTAGAGGGATTTTGGAAAAAAGTAAATGGAGAAGAGCTTGATAAAAATAAACTGGAATACACATTGATGATTAAACAACCTGATTTTATTACACAAGAGATATTCACAAAGGCGCTTGAGAATATAAAAAAGAAAAAGCCTAACGCATTGTATGATGAGATGAGTTTTAGAGAAATAGAAGAGGGTAAATCTATTCAGATTTTACATGTTGGAAGTTATGATGAGGAGCCAAAATCATTTGAGCAGATGGATGAATTTGCAAGAAAACTTGATCTTACAAGAATAGGTGATTTTCATAAAGAAATATACCTAAGTAATAAAAACAGGACATCAGAAGAAAAACAAAAAACTATATTAAGATATTCAGTGAAATAG
- a CDS encoding ClbS/DfsB family four-helix bundle protein, translating into MPRPTTKSDLMTAAKKNYEKLDLLISKMTEEELNTPFDFSKEEKKKEAHWKRDKNLRDVLIHLYEWHQLILNWVHSNQKGEEKPFLPEPYNWKTYGDMNVEFWKKHQNTSLENATKMFHKSHSDVLQLAETFTNEELFSKGVYKWVGGSTLGSYFVSATASHYDWAMKKLKAHQKNCKSK; encoded by the coding sequence ATGCCAAGACCAACGACAAAAAGTGATTTGATGACTGCTGCTAAGAAAAACTATGAAAAGTTAGATTTACTTATTTCAAAGATGACTGAGGAAGAGTTAAATACACCATTTGATTTTTCAAAAGAGGAAAAGAAAAAAGAAGCCCATTGGAAAAGAGATAAAAACTTAAGAGATGTTTTAATCCATCTCTATGAATGGCATCAGCTTATTTTGAATTGGGTACATTCCAATCAAAAGGGCGAAGAAAAACCATTTTTGCCTGAACCATATAACTGGAAAACTTATGGTGATATGAATGTGGAGTTTTGGAAAAAACATCAAAATACTTCTCTTGAAAATGCAACTAAAATGTTTCATAAATCCCATAGCGATGTTTTACAGTTGGCTGAAACCTTTACAAATGAAGAACTTTTTTCAAAAGGTGTATATAAATGGGTTGGAGGGAGTACGCTTGGTTCCTATTTTGTGAGTGCGACTGCAAGCCATTATGATTGGGCTATGAAAAAGCTAAAGGCTCATCAGAAAAACTGTAAGTCAAAATAA
- a CDS encoding DNA/RNA helicase domain-containing protein: MISSSKNKNLKNYGLSTEYQADVAAWFNREPSNPSASCALNVTISEFGCQGLEVDMPIIGWGDDIKWCGSKWVPLGTTKDDKDYRINSYRVLLTRGRDGFIVFILPVVNMDIIEKIFKDTGVRRLEDN, encoded by the coding sequence ATGATATCTTCATCAAAGAACAAGAATTTAAAGAATTATGGCTTAAGTACAGAATATCAGGCAGATGTTGCTGCTTGGTTTAACAGAGAACCTTCTAATCCCTCAGCTTCTTGTGCATTAAATGTAACAATTTCTGAATTTGGCTGTCAGGGATTAGAAGTAGATATGCCTATTATTGGATGGGGTGATGATATTAAATGGTGTGGATCCAAGTGGGTACCTTTGGGTACAACCAAAGATGATAAAGACTATAGAATTAATAGTTATCGTGTATTACTTACTAGAGGAAGAGATGGTTTTATTGTGTTCATTCTTCCGGTAGTTAATATGGATATTATTGAAAAAATATTTAAAGACACAGGAGTGAGAAGACTTGAAGACAATTAG
- a CDS encoding NUDIX hydrolase, whose protein sequence is MAAVICYSLQEKSFVFATARGYGEFKGILAFPGGKIEDGEKKNINRKLITSDAGVCNR, encoded by the coding sequence GTGGCAGCAGTTATATGTTATTCACTGCAAGAGAAGAGTTTTGTCTTTGCTACAGCAAGGGGATATGGTGAATTTAAGGGAATCTTGGCGTTCCCGGGTGGTAAGATTGAAGATGGAGAGAAAAAGAATATTAACAGAAAACTCATTACATCAGATGCAGGAGTTTGTAATAGATAA
- a CDS encoding leucine-rich repeat domain-containing protein, whose product MERKRILTENSLHQMQEFVIDKYDDHIKMMRFLSSDIENVEIPDIIEGKPVTIIGGDCFFCCKNIKTISFPQTIVSIEAETFALCKGLTEVILPDSIIEIGPHAFRDCSGIKRFVFPRYLKRIETGIFAFCDLFDVEIILPEKLEIIERNAFFRAGRFDLVIPDSVKEIGVGAFHWGPHPITSLQEDNGWYSEWPYGEKVIYNGLQGRITDLYYLERECMLHDVTVGTDIKQFVYPCDYIDGNISFLEEDNQQIFQDNIRHYWDVEDRLKNAYKIMNAWKRGFISPR is encoded by the coding sequence ATGGAGAGAAAAAGAATATTAACAGAAAACTCATTACATCAGATGCAGGAGTTTGTAATAGATAAATATGATGACCATATCAAAATGATGAGATTTTTATCAAGTGATATAGAGAATGTGGAAATTCCGGACATAATTGAAGGAAAGCCGGTTACAATAATTGGTGGGGATTGTTTTTTTTGTTGTAAAAATATTAAAACTATAAGCTTTCCTCAAACAATAGTATCAATAGAAGCAGAGACATTTGCGTTATGTAAGGGATTGACTGAGGTAATACTGCCGGATTCTATTATTGAGATAGGTCCACATGCATTTCGTGATTGCAGTGGTATTAAAAGATTCGTATTTCCAAGGTATTTAAAACGTATTGAAACAGGGATTTTTGCATTTTGTGATTTGTTTGATGTGGAAATAATATTGCCGGAGAAGTTAGAGATTATTGAAAGAAATGCGTTCTTTCGTGCCGGGAGATTTGATTTGGTGATACCTGATAGCGTTAAGGAGATTGGAGTAGGGGCATTTCATTGGGGACCGCATCCTATAACCAGCCTTCAGGAAGACAATGGCTGGTATAGTGAATGGCCTTATGGGGAAAAAGTTATTTACAATGGGCTACAAGGGAGAATTACAGATCTTTATTATTTGGAACGTGAATGTATGCTACATGATGTAACTGTGGGAACCGATATTAAGCAATTTGTCTATCCTTGTGATTATATTGATGGAAATATTTCATTTTTAGAGGAAGATAATCAGCAAATATTTCAAGATAATATAAGGCATTACTGGGACGTAGAAGATAGACTTAAAAATGCATATAAAATTATGAATGCATGGAAAAGAGGATTTATAAGTCCAAGATAG